From a region of the Mauremys mutica isolate MM-2020 ecotype Southern chromosome 12, ASM2049712v1, whole genome shotgun sequence genome:
- the LOC123345308 gene encoding lymphocyte antigen 6 complex locus protein G5b-like, which translates to MAGHRHRRIKQAPESGLCSKLCAPPTHCLPDPEEPRMAWALLLAASTLVCLALEASNLRCRECALEEPYIGCLPGASECTPKAGHPCMTVNISYRGEVQFLLQGCIMNPSRCGMVKELMVPEYHINVTCCSHASFCNEWVPLPPGKGGH; encoded by the exons ATGGCTGGTCACCGGCACAGGAGGATAAAACAAGCCCCGGAGTCAGGACTCTGCtcaaagctctgtgctcccccaacccactgcctgcCTGACCCAGAGGAGCCCAGGAtggcctgggctctgctcctcGCAGCTTCCACCCTGGTTTGCCTTGCGCTGGAGG ccagcaatCTGCGTTGCAGAGAATGCGCCCTGGAGGAGCCCTACATCGGTTGCCTCCCCGGAGCGTCTGAGTGCACCCCTAAGGCCGGGCATCCATGCATGACTGTCAACATCAGCTata GAGGCGAGGTGCAGTTCCTCCTCCAGGGCTGCATCATGAATCCCAGCCGCTGCGGGATGGTGAAGGAGCTGATGGTCCCCGAGTACCACATCAATGTCACCTGCTGCTCCCACGCCTCCTTCTGCAACGAGTGGGTCCCGCTGCCCCCTGGCAAGGGAGGGCACTGA
- the LOC123345451 gene encoding E3 ubiquitin-protein ligase TRIM39-like yields MATTNPLENLQVEASCSVCLEYLKDPVIIDCGHNFCRVCITRWWEELNRDFPCPVCRKTFRHRTLKPNRQLGNMVEIAKQLQATKRKVRDESLCGKHNEVLNLFCKEDQEAVCLVCEISHDHRSHTVVPLDDASLEYKEKLQQCLEPLERKLQDIAHCKSQEEKKPGELKRKVESRRQLIVSEFEELHQFLEEEQQVLLRRLEEEEKEILQKLKDNVARLSDQRLSLNQLITEIEEKCLQSGIEMLKDIKSTLERCETVQAMELALVPIELEKNFCSFPRQYFVLRKIIKRLIGDVTLDPETAHPNLVLSEDRKSVKFVDTRLRDLPDTPRRFTIYPCVLATEGFTSGRHYWEVEVGDKTHWALGVCKDSVSRKGELMALPETGYWRVRLWNGDKYAATTTPFTPLHLPVKPKRVGVFLDYEAGRVSFYNVTDRSHIYTFTDTFTEKIWPLFYPGIRAGRKNAAPLVIRTPTDWE; encoded by the exons ATGGCTACCACCAACCCCCTGGAGAACCTGCAGGTGGAGGCCAGCTGCTCCGTCTGCCTGGAGTACCTGAAGGACCCGGTCATCATTGACTGCGGCCACAACTTCTGCCGGGTCTGCATCACCCGCTGGTGGGAGGAGCTGAACCGGGACTTCCCCTGCCCCGTCTGCCGTAAGACCTTCCGCCACCGCACCCTCAAGCCCAACCGGCAGCTGGGCAACATGGTGGAGATCGCCAAGCAGCTGCAGGCCACCAAGCGCAAGGTGCGGGACGAGAGCTTGTGCGGGAAGCACAACGAGGTGCTCAACCTCTTCTGCAAGGAGGACCAGGAGGCCGTCTGCCTGGTGTGCGAGATCTCCCACGACCACCGCTCCCACACCGTGGTGCCCCTGGATGACGCCTCCCTGGAGTACAAG GAGAAACTGCAACAGTGTCTGGAGCCGCTGGAGCGGAAGCTGCAGGACATTGCCCACTGCAAATCCCAGGAGGAGAAGAAACCCGGAGAGCTGAAG AGAAAGGTGGAGAGCCGTCGGCAGCTGATTGTGAGCGAGTTCGAGGAGCTGCACCAGTtcctggaggaggagcagcaggtgctgctccggcggctggaggaggaggagaaggagatccTGCAGAAGCTGAAGGACAACGTGGCCCGGCTGTCGGACCAGCGCCTCTCCCTCAACCAGCTCATCACTGAGATCGAGGAGAAGTGCCTGCAGTCGGGCATCGAGATGCTCAAG GACATAAAGAGCACCCTGGAAAG GTGTGAGACGGTGCAGGCCATGGAACTGGCCTTGGTCCCCATCGAGCTGGAGAAGAATTTCTGCAGCTTCCCCCGGCAGTACTTTGTCTTGCGCAAGATCATCAAGAGACTGATCG gaGACGTGACCCTGGACCCTGAGACAGCCCACCCCAACCTGGTGCTGTCCGAGGACCGCAAGAGCGTGAAGTTCGTGGACACGCGGCTGCGGGACCTGCCCGACACCCCGCGCCGCTTCACCATCTACCCCTGCGTCCTGGCGACCGAGGGCTTCACCTCGGGCCGccactactgggaggtggaggtgggcgACAAGACGCACTGGGCCCTGGGCGTCTGCAAGGACTCGGTGAGCCGCAAGGGCGAACTCATGGCCCTGCCCGAGACGGGCTACTGGCGAGTGCGGCTGTGGAACGGCGACAAGTACGCggccaccaccacccccttcACCCCGCTGCACCTCCCCGTCAAGCCCAAGCGGGTGGGCGTCTTCCTGGACTACGAGGCCGGGCGGGTGTCCTTCTACAACGTGACCGACCGCTCCCACATCTACACCTTCACGGACACCTTCACCGAGAAGATCTGGCCCCTCTTCTACCCGGGCATCCGCGCCGGACGCAAGAACGCCGCCCCCCTCGTCATCCGCACCCCCACGGACTGGGAGTGA